The segment GGAATTTGCGAAAGACAGAACATTTGGTTACACGAAATCTCATTTAGGTGAATGGGCTGAGGAAAAATCAAATGGCGAATTTAAAGCCGAAGATACAACCTATATATCACTGGAAAAACTCAGAGCACTTGAGATAGAGAAAATAACAAATCAATTATTAGAAGTGAGTGATTTTAACAAAGTCGTTGTTAATGCGGTAGATTACGTCGATGTGGAGATTTTTGTTATTTCCCTCATTAAAGCAATGAAAGCAGGCAAACGCTTTATGGTTAGATCTGGAGCTGCTCTTACGAAAGTGATAGGAGGAGTAAGAGATAAAGGCTTACTTACTAGAGATGAATTGATTAAAGAGGAAGTCAATCATGGTGGTTTAATCATTGTTGGCTCTCACGTTAAAAAGACGACTGAGCAGCTTGAGGAATTGAAGAAATGTGATTTTATTGAGTTTGTTGAATTTAATGTTCACCTTGTTTTACACCCTGAACAGTTCAAAGCTGAAACAGATCGAGTGATTGAAACAAGTGAAAATCTCATTCGTTCAGGTAAAACTGTAGCCATTTATACAAAACGGGAAAGACTAGATCTTGGTGAAGACAAACAAGAAGAAGAACTTAAGCTTTCCGTTCAGATCTCAGAAGCAGTAACAAGTATCGTTCAAAGGTTAAAAGTAAGACCTAGTTATATTGTGGCTAAAGGCGGTATTACCTCAAGTGATATTAGAACAAATGGCCTTGAAGTGCAAAGATCGACTGTTGCTGGACAAATCAAGCCAGGAATTCCTGTATGGTTTACTGGGGAGGAAAGTAAGTTTCCAAGTATTTCTTACATTATATTCCCTGGAAATGTGGGAACAAAAGATGCGCTTAAGGAGACAGTTGAAATTTTAGATAAATAGGCTATTGAAAAATCCCATTCGTATACGGCTGAATGTTAACAATAATGGTGTATAGGCTCGTATACGAGTGAAAAAACTTAAAAAAACGAAAAAGGAGCACAAAATGCTATCAAATACAGAAGATGTATTAGAAAATGCACAGAAAGACAAATACGGTGTCGCAGCGTTTAATGTATATAGCCTAGAAACTGTTCAAGCAGCTATCAATGTTGCTGAAAGGGAAAGTCAACCCGTTATTATTGCATTAGGGGAGCGATACTTCCTAACCGTTGATGTTGAAGGGTTTTCAGCGATGGTTAGGGCAATGGCAGATAAAGCTAGTGTCCCAGTTTCGCTTCATTTGGATCATGCATATGAAAAAGAATCCATCATTCGTGCCATTCGCTGTGGATTTTCATCTGTTATGTTTGATGGTTCAGCGTATAATCTTGATGAAAACATGCGTCTTACAAAAGAGATAGTAGAAATCGCTCATATGGCAGGGGTGTCCGTTGAGGCGGAGATTGGTTCATTAGCACGAGGGGCTTTTTCTGATGAGGAAGAAGGCGATGGGACACTTACTGATCCAAAGTCCGCAAAAGAATTTGTTGCAGAAACAGGCGTGGATTTTTTAGCTGCCGCTATTGGAACAGCACATGGTATGTATAAAGGAGAACCTAAAATTGAGCTTGATCTTTTAGATAGAATTCGCCAGTCTGTTGATGTCCCCCTGGTTCTTCATGGGGGTTCTGGTACACCGGAAGATAAAATGAAACAAGCGATACAAAAAGGAATTTGTAAAATTAATGTGAACACAGAAATATCCATGGCTGCCGTTTCCCATTTACAAGCTTATTTCGAAAATAAAGAAATGGTTCATCTCTCAACTGTAATGGCAGAGATGCAGCATTCTATGGAACCTGTAATGACTAAATTTATTAAGTTATTTGCTAACAAGTGAACTTTTATTAAGTGAGAGTAGATTTACATTCAATAACAAAATACCTAGAACAAGAACGCATCAAATAGGGGTCGACAAATAAGTACAGATAGTTGGCATGTCCGTCAACATGAGATATAGATATAGAGAAGAAAGTTTATGACAACTGGTAATTTATTGATTGTTATATTCAATTTCGTCATTGCTATTTTAAAGCAAAGCTTGAATCGTTTATTTCATTAATTGGAGTAGCGTTTTAATAGCCATTGCTATAGGCTATTAATGTATATAAGATTTAATTAATTCCCTGATAACAGACGAGCATACGAGCTTATCTATTATCAGTTTTTTTAATTTGTTAATTATTTATCAACAGTTGCTCTTTTCTTTAATAATTTCATAGTATTCAATAGTAGAGTAATTTTATCAAAAAACATGCATATTTATTTTTGTTTGCTTTCATTTAATTTACAGTTATTTTTCATACGAAAATATACAACAACAATATTGACAAATTAAAAATAAGTGATAATATAGAAGTGAAGAAATGAGTAAACGATTACAAATCCAATATTGGTAATTGACCAGAATCCATTTTACAACAAAGAGGTGACAGAAGATGGAAATTAAATTTGGTTGTCATGGATCTACTTGGGAACTGGATTATGATAAGGAAGTAGATTATTTAGATGACATCATGGATACGGTTAGCAATGCTGGCTTCAATGGTATTGATGTACAGGTTGCTATGTTAGGGAAGTACAAAGAGCAGCCAGAGAGACTTAAAGAGGAACTTGATAAAAGAGGTATAGAATTAGCAGCTTTAACTGTGCCTTTCTCTTGGGAGAATGATGAGGAAACAAAGGAAGAAAAAGATCGCGCTGATTATTATATAAGCTATTTAAGAAATTTCCCGAAAGCTGTTATGAATTTGCCTTCAAGAGTTGGTCCTAATAGGGATAATTTATTAAAAAGACAAAAACAAATTATTAATTGTGCAAATACAGTAGGGAAAAGAGCATCTGAAAATGGGGTAGTTGCTTCCTTTCATCCAGCATCACCTCCAACATCTTATTTTAGAACTAAAGAAGACTATAAAGTTTTATTTAAAGGCTTAGATACTAGATTCATAGGATACACACCAGATGCAGGTCATATTATGGCTGGTGGAATGAACCCAGTAGAAATAGTACGAGATAATCTATCCATTATTAAACATGTTCATTTTAAAGATTGCAGTAAAACCTTTGAATGGAAAAAAATGGGTACTGGTGATATTGATTTTCCTACAATTGTCCAAAATCTCAAGGATTATGGATATAAAGGATGGATTATGGTAGAAGAAGAAACAGAAGAAACAGCTGTAAATCCAGATAAGGTAATATATGATATCAATGATTATGTAGTTAGTAATTTGAAGCCGATCCTATAAACTAGAATACTTTGGTAAGCGTTTCATTCACAGAAAATAAATAATAATAAGAGGTGTAAATATGTCTAGTCAAGAGAATTTATCTATTGTTGGTTCTGGAATCATGGGTCATTCTATTGCTTTGACCGCTGCTTGGTCAGGACTTGAGGTTAAAGTATGGGGGATGAACGAAGAAGATATTCAACGTGCGCGTGTTGGGCTTGAAGACAAATTGAATGGATTAGTAGGTTATGACGTTTTCAATGAGGATGAAAAACAACGGATTATTAATTCTATTACTTTCACTGAATCCATTGAAGAATGCGTTTCTAACGCTACATTCGTGATAGAAGCGATACCTGAAATCCTTGAACTCAAACAAGATTATTTCAAGAAATTGGATGAATTATGCCCAGAAAATACAATCATAGGCAGTAATACTTCTGGCCTTAGTGCAACTGAAATCGCTAAATTAACTACTAATACTGAGCGCACTGTTGTGACACATTTCTGGAATCCTGCTCATTTAATGCCATTAGTTGAGGTTGTACGTGGAGAACATACATCTGACGAAACAGTTGAACGTTCGATGGCACTTCTGGAATCAATGAATAAGAAACCGATTCTTGTTAAGAAGGATGCATTAGGTTCAGTTGGAAACCGCCTACAATATGCAATTTTTAGAGAAGCACAGTACATTCTCGAACAAGAAATTGCATCTATGGAGGATATTGACGACGCTATACGATATAGTCTTGGTCGGCGCTTTGGTGTAACTGGACCGTTTATGACTATGGATATGGGGGGCTTAAACACGAATGCATCTATTACATCTTATCTGTTTGAGGATCTAAGTGATAAAAAGGATATTTTCCCAGCCATGAAAGAACTGGTTGATAATGGTCACCATGGTCCAAAAACTGGAAAAGGCTTTTATGAATGGACACCTGAATTCACAGAACAAATGGAACACCAGCGTGAAGAGGAATTAATTCATTGGCTTAAGAAAGATATTGAAGAAGCGAATAATAAGAAGTGATTCAAATAGTCTTGTCTGGAACGAAAATTTAATTCTAAACAGCGATTTTAATTATGTTTGATAGGGTGAGAAGGGAGAAGTCGCAGAACATATTGTTCTATCTCTTCTCCAATTACTAACTATCATAAAAGTTGATTTTAAGGTGGGTATTATATGGGAGAGTCAGCATGGCTAATTATTGTTGCCATTTTAGGAGTAGTTGCGTTATTGTTTCTCGTAATGAGAACAAAGCTTCAAGCGTTTCTGGCGCTTATTTTGATAAGTTTTATTGTTGGTTTAGCTGTTGGTATGACGCCAGAAGAAATTATAGCAACTTTTGAGACGGGTATGGGTGAAACGGTAGCCTTTATTGCGATCGTAATTGGACTAGGGGCTATGTTTGGTGAAGTGTTAAAAGTGTCAGGTGGTGCCGAACGCCTAGCACTAACAATGATAAATAAGTTTGGTGAAAAAAGATCATCATGGGCACTCGGTATAGCTGGTCTAATCATTTCCATTCCAATATTTCTTGATGTAGCACTAGTTATTCTTATGCCTATATTGTATACATTAGCGAACAAAACAAAGAAATCATTGTTATTCTTTGGTGTTCCTTTGTTGGCTGGACTACTTGTTGCTCATGGTATGATACCGCCTACACCAGGTCCAATTGCTGCATCATCGATTCTAGGAGCAGACTTAGGTTGGGTTATCCTGTTCGGTATTCTAGTTGGTGTTCCAGCAATGATTTTAGCAGGTCCAGTGTATGGTAACTTCATCTCTAAAAAAATTCATGTTCCTGTACCGGAAGAGATGAACCAACAGGCAGCAGCACTTGCTGATTTAGAAGAACAGGCTGATGCAAAGGAGCAAAAGGAGTTACCTAGCTTTATCAGTGTTATTTCCATTATTATGTTGCCGTTGATTTTAATGTTATTAAATACACTAGCGCCTTTTATTTTAGAAGAAGGATCTGTTTTAAGAAACATTCTAGTATTTATTGGTCATCCTTACGCGGCGCTAACGATAACCACGTTGTTAACATTCTATATTTTTGGTACAAAACGAGGATATTCAAGAGACGAAATTCAACAAATTACTACAAAATCGCTTGAACCTGCAGGAATTATCATTCTAATTACAGGTGCTGGTGGTATATTTGGTGAAATGCTCGTTGCTTCCGGCGTTGGTGATGTGATGGCAAATGCGATGGAGCAAGTAAATCTACCTGTAGTTGTATTTGCTTTCCTAACGGCAGCCTTGCTGAGACTAGCTGTAGGGTCAGTTACTGTTGCAATGGTTACTTCTTCTAGTATAGTTGCTCCAATATTAAGTACAATGAGTATTAGTGATCCGATGATGGCTGTACTTGTTATCACTATTGCTTCTGGTGCTGTTATTGCACCTCACGTTAGTGATTCAGGCTTCTGGATGGTTAACCGTTATTTTGGTATGAGTGTAGGGGACACACTTAAATCCTGGACTGTTTTGGCCACTATCATATCATTTGTAGGTTTCGGGTTAACTTTAATTCTTAGTCTATTTCTAATGTAACAACTATGAAAAATTGAAAAAGAACTCTATATTTTGTTATAGGGTTCTTTCAAAAACCGGTATGATAGAATTGTAATATACTAAATAAAGATCAAAATAGAAGAAATAGGAGGAATTTAAAATGGCAATGGAATTTGGATATCAAGGTTCAACTTGGGTATTGGATTATGATGTAGAAGCAGACATCATGGATCAGATTATGGATGATATTAAAAATGGTGGGCTAACAGGGTTAGATATGCAGGTTTCGCTATTAGGGAAATACAAAAATGCGCCTGAAAAGTTTAAAGAAGAACTTGATAAAAGAGGACTTAAGCTAGCTGCGTTAACCATTCCACATGCTTTTGAAGGTGGAAAACCCTCTCCTCAAGAAAAGGAATTAGAAGATTACTATTTTGAGTACTTAAAACATTTTCCGGGCGCTATCATGAATGTGCCTTCTAGAGTCGGAAAAAATCGGGATAATTTATTGCAAAGACAAAAAGAAATCATTAAAGGTGCAAATGAATTAGGAAAGCGTGCGATTGAAGATCATGGTATTATTACATCCCTTCATCCAATTTCATATGTGACTTCTTACTGGAGATTTAAAGAAGACTATGACGTGCTTTTTGATGGATTAGATCCAAAATATATGGGCTATACGCCGGATGCTGGTCATATTGAATTTGGTGGAATGGAAGCTGCAGAAATTATTAAAGAAGCTTTACCATTGGTTAAACACGTCCATTTCAAAGATGCTTCGAAGAACAATGAATGGATGAAGATGGGTGAAGGAGATATTGATTTCGAAAAATGTATAAATGTTCTTAAAGATGGCGGTTATAACGGATGGGTTATGCTTGAAGAAGAAACAGGAGCTGAGCAAGAAAATACAAGCGAAGTCATTGTAGAACTTGGCGATTACGTAAGGAAAAACATTTATCCGATTGTTAAAGGAGAATAGTAGACATGAATATAAATCTTATTCCTTCTTTACTAATACCTGAAGTCTTTCATCCATTAAAAAGAGAAAAGAACTTTACTGCAGATGTAATTGAAAAGGTCGTTGAAGAAGATTTTTACAAATCGATTGAATTAGGTGATGGTTTTGAGAAGCCTGAACGGAAGCGCATCTTAGAACTAACTGAATTAAATGGGATTGAAGTAACGCAATGGCTTACATTCTTAATTGAAGAGAATAATCTTGATGTTTCATCACTAGATTCAAAGCTTAGATTAGAAACTGTAAACCAAATAAAAGATAGTTTGTATGCATCTGCAGAAATCGGTGCAAAAAATATTGCACTTGTGACGGGTGATGACCCGGGTGCAGATCTTTGGGCAGATGGTATTGAAGGTCTTTATGAAAGTTTATGCGAAATAGCAGAAGCTGGAAGAGCATACAATATGAACTTATTGATCGAACCACTTGACCGTTTTGCACATAAAAAGCGCATTATTGGTACAACGGATGAAACGGTTGCGTTGTTAAGCAGAGTACAGGAAAAGCATGATAATGTTGGTATAGCATTTGATACGGCACATGCAGCACTTAATGGCGAGGATATCTTTGAAGCATTAGAAAAAGGAAAATCTCTTATTCATCAAATTCATTTTTCAAATGCTGTTCTTGATTCAAACAGTGAATTATATGGCGATTTTCATATGGAAATTGGCTCTCCCGGATTCTTAACAACTGAAAAAATCAGTGCGATTTTGCGAAAAGCAGATGAACTAAAAATTCAAGAGAATGGCTTGCGTGTAGCTGCTGAGGTGCGCGGTAAAGGTAATGAAGAATCTTGTTTCCAAAATGAAAAGCAGCTAAGAACAATTTTACAAGAGGCATTAAAACTAGCTAGTAACTAATTAGAGGGTGGTAGAATCAATGAAAGTAGTAATAACTGATCATGAATATAAAGATCTGCGTTTTGAAGATAAAATACTGGATCATGAAGATATTGAAGTTATAAAAATGCAATGTAAAACAGAGGATGAAGTAATTGAAGCTTGTCATGATGCAGATGCAATCATGAATCTATATGCTCCGATTTCACGTAGAGTTATTGAGAATCTAAAAAATTGTAAAGTTATTACACGTTACGGTGTCGGAGTAGATACGATTGATTTAGATGCTGCAACTGAACATGGGATTTGTATTGGTAATGTACCAGACTATGGTGTTGATGAGGTATCTGATCATGCTCTAGCTTTAATTTTGAGTCTTTTACGCAAAATAACTACTTCAAACCAAATCGTTAAAAATGGTACATGGGATGTAAATCTATCAAAACCTATCCGCAGATTAAATAAGTTGACAATAGGTTTAGTTGGATTTGGAAACATTCCTAGGAGACTGGCAATGAAAGTACAAGCATTAGGTTTAAATGTTATTGTATCAGATCCATTTGTATCTGAAGATATTGCTAAGGAGAGTAACGTCACACTTGTATCATTAGAAGAGCTATGTGAGAGCTCTGATCTCATATCTGTGCATGTACCACTTACTGCGTCAACAAAAGGAATGATCGGGAAAGAACAATTTGGCATGATGAAAAAAGGTGTCTATCTTGTCAATACAGCCAGAGGACCCGTTGTTGATGAAGATGCACTTTTAGAAGCGATAGAAAGTGGAGTTGTTGCTGGTGCTGGCCTAGATGTCATTGAAACAGAACCAATCAATCCAGATCATCCATTCTTAAAAATGGAAAATGTGACGCTTACACCACATATGGCGGGCTATTCAGAAGAATCTGCTGAAGAAATGCGTTCAAAAACAGCATTGGGTATTACAGATGTCTTATTACGTGGAGAATATCCAAAATACCTTGTAAATAAAGGTGTTAAGGAAAAAGTAGAATTAAAACCGTTTGTTATGGATGAACGTTATCAGTTTTAAATGATTTGGAATGGGGCTGACTTTATGTCTACAAAAAGAAACTTTCAGGGTATTATTCCACCAGTATCAATCATCTTTGATACGAATGGAGAACTTGATAAAAAAGGAATGGCAGATGTAATTGATTTTTTAATTGATGCGGGTGTAGATGGCCTGTTCTTTCTTGGTAGTGGCGGAGAGTTCTCACAAATGTCAAGAGAACTTAGAATGGAAGTGGCAGCATTTACGACAGAGTATGTAAATAAGCGTGTGCCAGTATTAATAGGCACCGGAAGTCCCAGCACTCATGAAGCTATTACATTAAGTAAGCATGCAGAAGAAATTGGTGCTGATGGAATTGTCGTCATTAATCCATACTACTGGCCGTTAACAGAAGAAAACTTGTTAGTACACTACGGCGAGATAGCTGAGGCTGTAAATCTACCAATATTACTATATAATTATCCTGATTTAACAGGTCAAAACATGAGTCCGGAATTTGTCTTGAAATTGATAGAAAAACATCCTAATATTGTTGGAATTAAAGACACGATTGATTCTGTAGGACATATACACGATATGATTTTAACTGTGAAAGGGAAATATCCTGAATTTACCGTTCTTGCTGGCTTTGATAATCATTTACTAAATACGTTAAGCTTGGGGGGAGATGGTGCAATTTGTGCAAGTATAAATTTTGCACCAGAACTTGCAATAGGTGTATATAATGCTTTTTATGAAAATGATATGGAAACAGCAGTGAATTTATACAAAAGACTAGCAATCCTTCCAACAATGTATAAACTTGATTCACCATTCATCAGTGTTGTCAAAGAAGCAATGAAGTTAAAAGGATTGGATATTTCAACACACGTTCTACCGCCAACTCGCATGCTTGATTCGGAAAAACAAGAAAAGCTTCAAGAAATCTTAAAGAAAGCAGAGTTACTTTAAGGATAATTCAGAAAATAATTTTTATGAAAGGAGCATCTGGAATGAAAAAACTTATCAATGATGGTGAAAATGTAGTTGAAGAAATGATCGATGGATATGTGAAGGCACATCCAAACCATATTAAAGCTTTGGAGGAAAATGACCGAGCACTGGTTTCGGCAAAGACAAAGGATGATGGTAAAGTTGCTATTCTAATTGGTGGTGGTTCTGGTCACGAGCCAGCATTCATGGGCTATGTTGGGGAAGGAATGGCAGATGGTGTTGCTGTCGGTAATATTTTTGCATCTCCACCACCAGCACCAATTGTAGAAGTAACAAAGGCAATCGATAAGGGTGCAGGCGTAGTCTATCTTTATGGGAATTATGCTGGTGACGTGATGAACTTTGGTATGGCTGCAGAGCTTGTGGAGATGGAAGATATTAATGTTGAAATGGTGCTTGCTTCAGATGATGTTGCATCCGCACCAAAAGAACAAAAAGAAAAACGCCGTGGTATTGCAGGTGAATTCTTTGTTTATAAAACGGCTGGTGCCGCTGCAGAACAAGGATATAACTTAGAGGACGTTGCAAGAATAGCGAGAAAAACAAATGAAAACACACGGTCTATGGGTGTTGGATTAACACCATGTTCATTGCCACAAACAGGAGAACCAAGCTTTGAAATTGGTGATAATGAAATGGAAATTGGCCTGGGACACCATGGGGAACCCGGAATTAGAAAAGTACCACTAGAATCAGCTGATCGTGTTGCAGATCAACTCTTGGACGTTATTTTTCAAGATATGGCAATAAATGAGGGAGAAGATGTTGCAGTCCTTGTTAATGGTTTGGGATCAACTCCTCGAATGGAATTATATATTATGTTTAGAAGAGTTGAGCAAGTTTTGAAAGAAAAAGGAGTTAATATCTGTCGTTCTTATGTTGGTGATTATATTACATCACTCGAAATGGGAGGATGCTCCATTACACTCACTAAATTAGATGATGAGTTAAAGGAAATGGTAGATCAACCTGTCGACTGCCCAATGTTTGTACAAAGATAAGGAGAATGCATAATGAATATGACAGCAACAGATTTTACTGAATATTTCAAGCAAGTAGTCGAAGTTATGGAAAATGAAAAAGATTACCTCTGTGAACTTGATCGTAAATTAGGTGATGGAGATCATGGTGTCACGATGTCCATCGGTTGGCAGGCTGTAAATGAACAGTTAAATAATAAGCTAGCGGATGAAACAGATTGTGGAAAGATCAGTTCTACAGTTGGTATGACATTCTTAAATGCGGTTGGTTCTTCTGTTGGCCCATTATATGCTACAGGATTTATGCGCGGTGGAAAAGTAGTGAAAGGTAAATCAGAACTTAATGATACAGACCTTAAAGACTTTTGGACTGCCTTTGTTAATGGTGTACAAGAACGGGGAAAAGCCGAAGTTGGTGATAAAACCATCATGGATACACTCATTCCTTTTGCAAATAGATTGGAAGAAACCTTTGCTCAAACAAATGATTTCGTAAGTGCGTTCAAAGAAGCATTGTTGGCAGGGGAGGAAGGAATGAAATCTACGAAAGATATTGTTTCGAAAATAGGTCGTTCAAGTCGATTAGGTGAGAGATCAATAGGCGCCCAAGATCCAGGAGCTACTTCTGCCTATTTTATTTTATCTACATTCCAACCATTTTTGAACAACTAAGAGTGATTTAAATGTCACCCCGATAACTACCTTTTGGTTATCGGGGAATATTAAATCAATTTACTAAAATACTATTTAATGGAGGAATTACAAATGAAAGTTGGATTTGTTGGGTTAGGTATTATGGGAAAACCAATGGCTGGTCATATCATTAAAGATGGTTTTGAAACCTATCTTTTTGACATAAATACAAATGCTGTCAATGAATTAGTAGAATTGGGCGGACATGCATGTGAATCAAATAAAGAAGTAGCAGAAAACAGTGATATAATCATTACAATGCTTCCTACCGCAAAACATGTGTCACAAGTGTTATCAGCTGATGATGGTCTTGCTGAAAATGGTAAAGCCGGATCCGTTATTATTGATATGAGCTCCGTATCAACGGAAGAATCAAAAGCATTTGCAAGCGAATTAAAGGAATATGATATTCACTTTATTGATGCGCCTGTAAGCGGGGGCGAACCAATGGCGATTGAAGGTAAACTCTCCATCATGGTCGGCGGAGATGAAGCACAGTTTAATAAAGTACTACCGATATTCCAAGCAATGGGAGAGAATATCGTACATTTTGGGGAAGCTGGGACTGGATCTGCGGCAAAAATTGCCAATCAAATAATTGTCAGCACCAACCTTGCTGCATTATCAGAAGCCTGCGTATATGCAAGTAAATCCGGTATCGATTTAAATAAACTATTCGAAGCCATTCATGGTGGTTTAGCAGGTAGTGCTGTTATGGATGCTAAAATGCCGCGAATCATTGATAGAGACTTCGAACCAGGTGGCCGAATCGAAACGAATTATAAAGATTTAGGAAACATCCAATCATCAGCAAATGCTATTGGCGTACCACTTCCTGTTACAAATTTGGTAAAAGAAATTTTTAGCTCAGAAATTGCAAATGGAAATGGAAAAAAGGATCATTCATATATCATTAACTTCTTTGAAAGAATGGGAAACTTCCAAACGCCAAAAGGAGGAAAATCCTAGGAATCTAGTAAATCAGGGGGGATAGAATCCCCCCTATTGAAATAATAGATTCATTCGTCATTTTAACAGACAGCTCTCTAACTCTATTAGTAGCTACCCCCTCTCATCAATTTAATTTTTTTCTTCTTTTTAAATAGAATATTTCTTATCTTGAACTACACCTGCTATTAAAATGAATGTTTAATTGACACAAATTCCTATTATGTTTATAATTAAAATGAAACAAAACAAAACAAAAGTAAATAAAAGTAATTGCATATAATCGAGAGGAGATGTAGATCTTGAAAAAAGTCATCAACAAACCTGAATCAGTCGCTCAAGAAACGATTGAAGGATTCATGTATGCCTATAAAAATTCCCATAAAAAACTGGAAAATGTAAACGGAATCACACGTAAAGATCTCAAAGATAAAGTAGCAGTAGTTATTGGTGGAGGTAGTGGACATGAGCCATTGTTTCTTGGATTTGTAGGAGAAGGACTTGCGGATGGTGTGGCACTAGGAAATGTGTTTGCAGCACCTACACCGAACACGATACAGGAAGTGGCTAAAGCAGCTGATTCAGGCAAGGGCGTTCTATTTATCTATGGAAATTATGCTGGTGATGTTTTGAATTTTGATATGGCGGTTGAAATGCTTGAAATGGAAGATGTCGATTCACGTACTGTAAGAGTCAGTGATGATGTAGCATCCGCTCCTGTTGAAAGGAAAGAAGATCGCAGAGGAATCGCTGGAGATGTATTTGTTATAAAAATAGCAGGTGCAGCTGCTGAGAAGGGTAAATCGTTGGATGAAGTTTTTGAAGTTACACAAAAAGCGTGTGATCAGACATATTCTATAGGAGTTGCTTTATCACCTGGAACGATTCCGGATTCCGGAGAGCCAACCTTTACACTGGCTGATGATGAAATGGAGTTAGGCATGGGTATTCACGGCGAACCAGGGATGGAACGAACGAAAATAATGAAAGCGGATAAATTGGTTGATCGATTAATGGATACGTTGTTAAAGGAAAGCAATGTACGCGAAGGCGATGAAGTTAGTGTGCTTGTAAATGGACTTGGGTCGACGACATTAATGGAATTGTTTATTGCCAATCGCCGAGTGGCACGGGTTTTAGAAGAAAAAGGGGTTAATGTATATGATATGGATGTAAATAGCTATTGCACCACGCAAGAAATGGGTGGGTTTTCCATCACGTTGCTGAAATTAGATGATGAATTAAAAGAGCTACATGATGCAACAGCGAATTCACCATATTACAAGAAGTAAGCGAAAAGTTAAACTATAGGTAGGGGGAAAGCAACATGAATGTAGAAGCGCAAACAGTAAACTTGAGTGTAGCCCAAGTAAAGGAAATGTTTCTTTATGTCGGGAAGCAAATAATCGAAAATAAGCCTCTTTTAACGGAAGTCGACAGTGCAATCGGTGATGGAGACCATGGGATTGGAATGTCAGTGGGCTTTTCCAAAGCAGAAGAAGACTTAAGCCAAAAAGAGTGTAAAT is part of the Virgibacillus sp. NKC19-16 genome and harbors:
- a CDS encoding sugar phosphate isomerase/epimerase family protein, with product MAMEFGYQGSTWVLDYDVEADIMDQIMDDIKNGGLTGLDMQVSLLGKYKNAPEKFKEELDKRGLKLAALTIPHAFEGGKPSPQEKELEDYYFEYLKHFPGAIMNVPSRVGKNRDNLLQRQKEIIKGANELGKRAIEDHGIITSLHPISYVTSYWRFKEDYDVLFDGLDPKYMGYTPDAGHIEFGGMEAAEIIKEALPLVKHVHFKDASKNNEWMKMGEGDIDFEKCINVLKDGGYNGWVMLEEETGAEQENTSEVIVELGDYVRKNIYPIVKGE
- a CDS encoding sugar phosphate isomerase/epimerase family protein, with translation MNINLIPSLLIPEVFHPLKREKNFTADVIEKVVEEDFYKSIELGDGFEKPERKRILELTELNGIEVTQWLTFLIEENNLDVSSLDSKLRLETVNQIKDSLYASAEIGAKNIALVTGDDPGADLWADGIEGLYESLCEIAEAGRAYNMNLLIEPLDRFAHKKRIIGTTDETVALLSRVQEKHDNVGIAFDTAHAALNGEDIFEALEKGKSLIHQIHFSNAVLDSNSELYGDFHMEIGSPGFLTTEKISAILRKADELKIQENGLRVAAEVRGKGNEESCFQNEKQLRTILQEALKLASN
- a CDS encoding C-terminal binding protein, with amino-acid sequence MKVVITDHEYKDLRFEDKILDHEDIEVIKMQCKTEDEVIEACHDADAIMNLYAPISRRVIENLKNCKVITRYGVGVDTIDLDAATEHGICIGNVPDYGVDEVSDHALALILSLLRKITTSNQIVKNGTWDVNLSKPIRRLNKLTIGLVGFGNIPRRLAMKVQALGLNVIVSDPFVSEDIAKESNVTLVSLEELCESSDLISVHVPLTASTKGMIGKEQFGMMKKGVYLVNTARGPVVDEDALLEAIESGVVAGAGLDVIETEPINPDHPFLKMENVTLTPHMAGYSEESAEEMRSKTALGITDVLLRGEYPKYLVNKGVKEKVELKPFVMDERYQF
- a CDS encoding dihydrodipicolinate synthase family protein, which codes for MSTKRNFQGIIPPVSIIFDTNGELDKKGMADVIDFLIDAGVDGLFFLGSGGEFSQMSRELRMEVAAFTTEYVNKRVPVLIGTGSPSTHEAITLSKHAEEIGADGIVVINPYYWPLTEENLLVHYGEIAEAVNLPILLYNYPDLTGQNMSPEFVLKLIEKHPNIVGIKDTIDSVGHIHDMILTVKGKYPEFTVLAGFDNHLLNTLSLGGDGAICASINFAPELAIGVYNAFYENDMETAVNLYKRLAILPTMYKLDSPFISVVKEAMKLKGLDISTHVLPPTRMLDSEKQEKLQEILKKAELL
- the dhaK gene encoding dihydroxyacetone kinase subunit DhaK; the protein is MKKLINDGENVVEEMIDGYVKAHPNHIKALEENDRALVSAKTKDDGKVAILIGGGSGHEPAFMGYVGEGMADGVAVGNIFASPPPAPIVEVTKAIDKGAGVVYLYGNYAGDVMNFGMAAELVEMEDINVEMVLASDDVASAPKEQKEKRRGIAGEFFVYKTAGAAAEQGYNLEDVARIARKTNENTRSMGVGLTPCSLPQTGEPSFEIGDNEMEIGLGHHGEPGIRKVPLESADRVADQLLDVIFQDMAINEGEDVAVLVNGLGSTPRMELYIMFRRVEQVLKEKGVNICRSYVGDYITSLEMGGCSITLTKLDDELKEMVDQPVDCPMFVQR
- the dhaL gene encoding dihydroxyacetone kinase subunit DhaL, giving the protein MNMTATDFTEYFKQVVEVMENEKDYLCELDRKLGDGDHGVTMSIGWQAVNEQLNNKLADETDCGKISSTVGMTFLNAVGSSVGPLYATGFMRGGKVVKGKSELNDTDLKDFWTAFVNGVQERGKAEVGDKTIMDTLIPFANRLEETFAQTNDFVSAFKEALLAGEEGMKSTKDIVSKIGRSSRLGERSIGAQDPGATSAYFILSTFQPFLNN